In Leptolyngbya sp. CCY15150, a genomic segment contains:
- a CDS encoding clan AA aspartic protease produces MIQGIVNQRCEATLPLVIGNTSGQRQLVNTVIDTGFNGFLTLPSSIISALDLPWNASDRVTLGDGRETLFDLYAVTVIWDGQYYEIDVAESDTEPLIGMALLYGYRLQMDIVEGGIVRLEAL; encoded by the coding sequence ATGATTCAGGGGATTGTCAATCAACGCTGTGAGGCTACTCTTCCTCTGGTCATCGGAAATACAAGTGGGCAGAGGCAGTTGGTTAATACTGTGATTGATACAGGATTTAACGGATTTCTAACCTTGCCTTCTAGCATTATTTCTGCTCTCGATTTACCTTGGAATGCATCAGATAGGGTGACCTTGGGAGATGGTCGCGAGACACTATTTGATTTATATGCAGTGACGGTCATTTGGGATGGACAGTATTATGAAATTGACGTTGCTGAATCTGATACTGAACCGCTGATTGGCATGGCGTTACTGTATGGATATAGATTACAGATGGACATAGTTGAGGGCGGCATAGTCAGGCTCGAAGCCCTATAG
- a CDS encoding sulfite oxidase-like oxidoreductase codes for MAGKFFSKPTADQQDRVPPGQHLAKGFPVLTYGSTPQIAIDDWEFKIWGLATATTLSWDDVMAMPQTEFTADFHCVTTWSKLDVTWTGVRVTDFLREVDLDPAAVHVMQHCYGGYTTNIALDDLMRDENFFAHTLVGEPLPADHGGPLRLVVPHLYAWKSAKWINGLEFLDQPALGFWERNGYHHRGDPWAMQRYSDRP; via the coding sequence ATGGCTGGAAAATTCTTTTCAAAACCCACCGCTGATCAACAAGATCGTGTGCCGCCGGGGCAACATTTAGCCAAGGGCTTTCCGGTGCTCACCTATGGATCGACGCCGCAGATTGCCATCGACGATTGGGAGTTCAAGATTTGGGGTCTAGCAACCGCCACAACGTTGAGCTGGGATGACGTGATGGCAATGCCCCAAACCGAGTTCACTGCCGACTTCCATTGTGTAACGACCTGGTCGAAACTGGATGTCACCTGGACGGGCGTTCGGGTCACTGACTTTCTGCGCGAGGTTGACCTTGATCCTGCTGCTGTCCACGTGATGCAGCATTGCTACGGCGGCTACACCACCAATATCGCCCTCGATGATTTGATGCGCGATGAAAATTTCTTTGCCCATACCCTGGTGGGCGAGCCCCTCCCTGCGGATCACGGCGGCCCGCTGCGCCTGGTTGTGCCCCATCTCTATGCTTGGAAGAGCGCCAAGTGGATCAACGGTTTGGAGTTTTTAGATCAGCCAGCCCTGGGCTTCTGGGAACGCAATGGCTACCACCATCGTGGTGATCCTTGGGCCATGCAGCGGTATAGCGATCGCCCCTGA
- the rpmF gene encoding 50S ribosomal protein L32, protein MAVPKKKTSKSKRSMRRATWKRKAEKQAQRALSLGKSILTGRAKGFYYPENSDDEDEDE, encoded by the coding sequence ATGGCGGTTCCCAAGAAGAAAACGTCCAAGTCCAAACGCAGTATGCGGAGAGCAACCTGGAAGCGCAAAGCTGAGAAGCAAGCGCAGCGTGCTCTCTCGCTAGGTAAGTCCATTTTGACCGGACGAGCTAAAGGGTTCTACTACCCAGAGAACTCCGACGATGAAGATGAAGACGAATAA
- a CDS encoding glycosyltransferase translates to MKIGYLIPEWPGQTHVWAWREICHLRELGLDVTIISTRRPSHATRGKHEFTAAAEAETVYLVPLRWQDVIQELAWAIAHCPGQLLACIRLGLTLPVYQKPNLRSVLPLLIPALQLAHTLRRHQIEHLHTPMPANSAILCMMAKQLTQVPYSLTLCAPVNHWGGAMREKILGAEFVTVVASWMLEQVQQTCPTLPADRLSMTRHGVDPHKWVPVPQVSKQADAPTRLVSIGRLAPCKGFDVLLKAIALVKQQGLALDLHIAGEGNERPVLEQLVRDLRLEEEVTFLGSVSEDRCLAEMQAADMFVLASHQEPLGVVYLEAMAVEVATVGTRAGGVVDMIVDGETGVLVPPGDVEALAGAIARLIQNPALRDRLGKAGRQAVLSQFDSRIGATKLRDLLVHSTHDLKKLEESALSSSCPV, encoded by the coding sequence ATGAAAATCGGTTACTTAATCCCAGAATGGCCGGGGCAAACCCATGTATGGGCTTGGCGCGAAATCTGTCATCTCCGTGAACTAGGGCTTGATGTCACTATTATCTCAACCCGCCGCCCTTCCCATGCCACCCGTGGCAAACATGAGTTTACGGCTGCTGCTGAGGCTGAAACCGTCTACCTGGTTCCTCTACGCTGGCAGGATGTTATCCAAGAGTTGGCATGGGCGATCGCTCACTGCCCTGGCCAACTTCTCGCCTGCATCCGATTGGGGTTAACGTTACCGGTGTATCAAAAACCGAATCTGCGATCGGTCTTACCTCTGCTGATACCGGCCTTGCAATTGGCTCATACCCTCCGTCGCCATCAAATTGAGCACCTGCATACGCCCATGCCTGCCAACAGCGCGATTTTGTGCATGATGGCTAAGCAGTTGACCCAAGTGCCCTATTCCCTCACGCTCTGTGCCCCTGTGAATCACTGGGGTGGGGCCATGCGGGAAAAAATTCTGGGGGCAGAATTTGTGACGGTGGTGGCCAGTTGGATGCTGGAGCAGGTGCAGCAAACCTGTCCAACCTTGCCCGCCGATCGCCTCAGTATGACCCGCCATGGCGTGGATCCCCATAAGTGGGTGCCCGTACCCCAGGTATCGAAGCAGGCGGATGCGCCAACGCGATTGGTCAGCATTGGGCGTCTGGCTCCCTGCAAAGGATTTGATGTGTTGCTCAAGGCGATCGCGTTGGTGAAGCAGCAGGGGCTGGCGCTAGACCTGCATATTGCTGGGGAAGGCAATGAACGCCCGGTTTTAGAGCAACTGGTGCGTGACCTACGCCTAGAGGAGGAGGTGACGTTCCTGGGCTCGGTGAGTGAAGATCGATGCCTAGCTGAAATGCAGGCTGCTGATATGTTCGTCTTGGCCAGCCATCAAGAGCCCCTAGGCGTCGTTTATCTAGAGGCTATGGCCGTGGAAGTTGCCACGGTAGGCACGCGGGCCGGGGGCGTGGTGGATATGATTGTGGATGGAGAAACTGGCGTCTTGGTACCGCCGGGCGATGTGGAGGCCTTAGCAGGGGCGATCGCCCGTCTCATCCAAAACCCAGCATTGCGCGATCGCTTAGGCAAAGCCGGTCGGCAAGCGGTGCTCTCCCAGTTTGATAGCCGCATTGGGGCGACAAAGCTACGGGATTTGCTTGTGCATAGCACCCATGATCTCAAAAAGCTGGAAGAATCAGCCCTCAGCTCATCCTGTCCTGTCTAG
- a CDS encoding AarF/ABC1/UbiB kinase family protein, with protein MLEFTRNTSREGEILEVVLRRGWDYMRRLLSGSKTDEPEPPPPEVLRSILVDLGPVYVKLGQLLSTRPDLLSPEYIAALSELQSGVPPVPPAEIERFIRQQMPQPVTEVFSEFNYQAIAAGSIGQTHRAKLKNGRDVAVKVQRPGIENLVARDVAIIQYIAKLVSATNFGQRYNIVALAEEFSRAIQAELDFSQEASYTDQLRQNLSKSQWFDPSLIVVPEIIWELTTSNIMVMEWLQGKPLLTAEVQASAAGQELNERRSEISQLLFRAFFQQYLIDGFFHADPHPGNLFYLDDGRVAILDCGMMGTLDPRTRTTLTEMILAIVSTDAQRCTQLTLRLAEPMQPIDLIQLESDYRRLLRRYYGLSLANLNSAEAFSEILQAASRNNLRWPSNIGLFTKSLLNLEGAGRQFDPSVNLLDEAKPLMVDLFRQQLVGNDPVQALLRTALEFKELSLESPRQFGFLLNRLSTETLKWKIDIQGLEDLRRSIDDAANRRSFSTLVASLVIGAAIVTTGQQTTQIQLLSNVLFAVASLVGLWLMISIIRSGRLR; from the coding sequence GTGCTGGAATTCACTCGCAATACGTCTCGGGAAGGCGAAATTCTAGAAGTTGTTCTGCGGCGCGGTTGGGACTATATGCGGCGGTTGCTGAGTGGCAGCAAAACCGATGAACCAGAACCGCCCCCGCCGGAGGTGCTGCGCAGTATCTTGGTTGATCTAGGGCCTGTCTATGTGAAGCTAGGGCAGTTGTTGAGCACCCGCCCAGATTTGCTATCGCCGGAGTACATCGCGGCCTTAAGTGAGCTGCAGTCGGGGGTGCCGCCGGTGCCGCCAGCCGAGATCGAACGATTTATCCGTCAACAGATGCCCCAACCAGTGACGGAGGTCTTTTCTGAGTTTAACTATCAAGCGATCGCTGCCGGATCGATTGGGCAAACTCATCGCGCTAAGCTCAAGAATGGTCGTGATGTGGCGGTGAAGGTGCAGCGTCCGGGCATTGAAAACCTGGTGGCTCGGGATGTTGCCATTATTCAGTACATTGCCAAGCTAGTATCGGCGACTAACTTTGGGCAGCGCTATAACATCGTGGCGCTAGCAGAAGAATTCAGCCGTGCCATTCAGGCAGAGTTGGATTTTAGCCAGGAAGCTAGCTATACTGACCAACTGCGACAAAATTTATCCAAAAGCCAATGGTTTGATCCAAGTTTAATTGTGGTGCCAGAGATTATCTGGGAGCTGACCACATCCAACATCATGGTGATGGAATGGCTGCAGGGCAAGCCCTTGCTGACGGCAGAGGTGCAAGCGTCGGCTGCTGGGCAAGAACTCAATGAGCGTCGCAGCGAGATTAGCCAGTTGCTGTTTCGTGCCTTTTTCCAGCAATATCTAATTGACGGCTTTTTCCACGCTGATCCCCATCCGGGTAACTTGTTTTATCTGGATGATGGCCGCGTCGCTATTTTAGACTGCGGCATGATGGGCACCCTCGACCCCCGCACCCGCACTACCCTGACGGAGATGATTCTGGCGATCGTGAGCACCGACGCCCAGCGTTGCACCCAGCTCACCCTGCGCCTAGCAGAACCCATGCAGCCCATTGATCTAATTCAGCTAGAGTCAGACTATCGACGACTGTTGCGGCGCTACTATGGTCTGAGTTTGGCGAACCTCAACTCGGCGGAGGCGTTCAGTGAAATTTTGCAGGCCGCTAGCCGCAACAATTTGCGCTGGCCGTCCAATATTGGGTTATTCACCAAGTCGCTGCTGAACCTAGAGGGAGCTGGGCGACAGTTTGATCCATCGGTGAACCTGTTGGATGAGGCTAAGCCGCTGATGGTAGACTTGTTCCGTCAGCAATTGGTGGGCAATGATCCGGTGCAGGCGCTGCTGCGCACGGCGCTGGAGTTTAAGGAACTGTCCCTAGAGTCACCGCGCCAGTTTGGCTTTTTGCTGAACCGTCTGAGCACCGAAACCCTCAAATGGAAGATCGATATCCAGGGATTGGAAGACCTGCGCCGCAGTATTGATGACGCCGCCAACCGACGATCCTTTAGTACGCTAGTCGCGTCCTTGGTGATTGGGGCCGCCATCGTCACCACTGGCCAGCAAACAACGCAGATTCAACTGCTGAGCAATGTCCTATTTGCGGTCGCCAGCTTGGTAGGACTGTGGTTGATGATCAGCATTATCCGCTCGGGACGTTTACGATAG
- a CDS encoding NACHT domain-containing protein, translated as MSDTPPPSDPTPSTSTSSDSTLLPLSPEERRSQRRNRIRQWASYLGLSGSGVGIVAAIALLQQGQWLEAIGVILVTMALTGLVIMGQFARKLTDRILDKVEERLEERIEPLATWVVDGLEQAAIGLWWRLLSPFEQRYTQSLTYEYRDFKTQGLRTRGPFVLDLEKVFVPLRVAPDSLDRIPSALIRDADARSNLQIWDVLAVQQPTFRRLVIIGAPGSGKSTLLEHLTLTYAQRRQRRYHPKAPKLLPVLLTLRELREAIAQQPTLNLATLWEQQPTVQDLKPPPRWLQTQLQRGRCLVMLDGLDEVADPEQRQVVSRWVDHQIQAYPTVRFIVTSRPHGYRTAPLSKAGALLEVKPFTIIQVQQFIQNWYLQNELMSRLGKDDPGVRLMADRKAADLIDRIRRNPPLAAMATNPLLLTMIATVHCFRGALPGRRVELYAEICDVLLGRRQDAKGMDGSLTAGQKKSVLQVLALNRMRHRSEECSIVTGGLVIQQQLDAVAGNALYPEEFLQYIETGSGLLVEERAGIYKFAHRSFLEYLAAVQIKELKQDMLLTRNIDDPWWEETIRLYAAQQDASDIVWSALQRQTVESLSLAYDCMRESLSMSDRSVRQELATTLEQGLESTDGDLFRLAVEVQLSRRLKALLRVDDRTDLDGTLITQADYQLFVDEMRQAGNNHHPDHWQGDRFLPGTAQDPIQGIRAQDAEAFCAWLTYRCGNLGDLYLEGDSSVFVGDSRIRIPTVEEAQAYPVSSSRGIYWCQGDRGLVLHGMSDDQRTAWLMQLHRAGDRDADGIRTLAQTLTIPTLPPRPASRHAPHPQTRDREVALSRARDRAFQRLLTQALPLEQDMAQAFALKASPSLHHGHLAGWMQDINHIRDRQQALLVPLPQAQTLARKIIRDRSPIPSPDLTWLRAYTPLVALWWYDLADIYERLSRSPRLLRLNQRSRQQCQSLAQTYRDGVESTFNLYAFWVVLDERRAQTMPVWEGLRLVREQRVPD; from the coding sequence ATGTCAGACACCCCACCCCCCAGCGACCCTACTCCCAGCACTTCCACATCCAGTGACTCTACTCTGCTTCCCCTCAGTCCTGAGGAGCGCCGTAGTCAGCGTCGCAACCGCATTCGCCAATGGGCTAGCTACCTGGGGCTTTCTGGGTCGGGCGTTGGTATTGTGGCAGCGATCGCCCTGCTGCAGCAAGGGCAGTGGCTAGAGGCGATCGGTGTCATTCTAGTGACCATGGCGCTGACGGGATTGGTGATCATGGGGCAGTTTGCCCGCAAGTTGACCGATCGCATCCTAGACAAGGTGGAAGAGCGTTTGGAGGAACGGATTGAACCGCTGGCAACCTGGGTAGTGGATGGGTTGGAGCAGGCAGCGATTGGGCTCTGGTGGCGGTTGCTATCGCCGTTTGAGCAACGCTACACCCAAAGTCTCACGTATGAATACCGGGATTTTAAAACCCAAGGACTACGCACCCGCGGCCCCTTTGTTTTAGATCTAGAAAAGGTTTTTGTGCCCCTGCGGGTTGCGCCCGACAGTTTGGATCGTATACCGTCTGCCCTGATTCGCGATGCGGATGCACGCAGTAACTTACAGATCTGGGATGTGCTAGCGGTGCAGCAGCCTACGTTTCGGCGATTGGTGATTATTGGCGCACCCGGTTCTGGGAAGTCAACGCTATTGGAACATCTGACCCTGACCTATGCCCAACGCCGTCAGCGTCGCTATCACCCAAAAGCCCCAAAGCTCTTGCCTGTATTGCTTACCCTGCGGGAATTACGGGAAGCGATCGCTCAGCAGCCTACTCTCAACTTAGCGACCCTATGGGAACAGCAGCCCACGGTGCAGGATCTAAAGCCACCGCCCCGCTGGCTCCAAACTCAACTGCAGCGAGGGCGATGTTTGGTGATGCTAGATGGGCTGGATGAGGTGGCCGATCCTGAACAGCGGCAGGTCGTCAGTCGCTGGGTTGATCATCAGATTCAGGCTTATCCTACGGTGAGATTTATTGTCACCTCACGTCCCCATGGTTATCGTACAGCACCGCTGAGTAAAGCTGGAGCACTTTTGGAAGTTAAGCCATTTACGATCATCCAGGTGCAGCAATTTATCCAAAATTGGTATCTGCAAAATGAACTCATGAGTCGTCTAGGTAAGGATGATCCAGGCGTGCGATTGATGGCAGATCGGAAGGCAGCCGATTTGATCGATCGCATTCGGCGGAACCCACCCCTGGCAGCGATGGCGACCAATCCCCTACTGTTGACGATGATTGCGACGGTGCATTGTTTTCGTGGAGCACTGCCGGGGCGGCGGGTAGAGCTGTATGCTGAAATTTGCGATGTCTTGCTAGGACGGCGGCAGGATGCCAAGGGTATGGACGGATCGCTGACGGCGGGGCAGAAAAAGTCGGTGCTACAGGTGCTGGCGCTCAATCGGATGCGCCATCGCAGTGAGGAATGTTCTATTGTCACCGGCGGCTTGGTGATCCAACAGCAACTGGATGCCGTGGCGGGCAATGCGCTGTATCCCGAGGAGTTTTTGCAGTATATCGAAACGGGCAGTGGGTTGCTGGTGGAGGAACGGGCGGGTATCTATAAGTTTGCCCATCGTAGTTTTCTAGAATACCTGGCGGCAGTGCAGATTAAGGAGCTGAAGCAGGACATGCTGCTCACTCGCAATATTGATGATCCTTGGTGGGAAGAAACCATTCGTCTCTATGCAGCCCAGCAAGATGCGAGTGATATCGTCTGGTCTGCCTTGCAGCGACAGACCGTGGAGTCTTTATCCTTAGCCTATGACTGTATGCGGGAATCGCTGAGCATGAGCGATCGCTCTGTGCGACAGGAGTTGGCGACAACCCTAGAACAAGGTTTGGAGTCCACGGATGGCGACCTATTTCGCTTAGCTGTGGAAGTCCAATTATCCCGACGGCTGAAGGCATTGCTGCGGGTTGATGATCGCACAGACCTTGATGGAACCCTGATCACCCAGGCAGACTATCAGTTATTCGTGGATGAAATGCGCCAAGCAGGTAACAATCATCATCCCGATCATTGGCAGGGCGATCGCTTCTTACCTGGCACAGCCCAGGATCCCATTCAAGGCATTCGGGCCCAGGATGCCGAAGCCTTTTGTGCATGGCTCACCTATCGATGTGGTAATTTAGGCGATTTGTATTTAGAAGGTGATTCATCGGTCTTTGTGGGCGATAGCCGTATTCGTATACCCACAGTTGAGGAAGCCCAAGCTTATCCAGTCTCGTCCTCCAGGGGAATCTATTGGTGTCAGGGCGATCGCGGCTTGGTGCTCCATGGCATGTCCGACGATCAGCGCACGGCATGGCTGATGCAGCTCCATCGGGCCGGCGATCGCGACGCTGATGGTATCCGAACCCTAGCCCAAACCTTGACCATTCCGACCCTGCCCCCCCGGCCGGCCTCTCGCCATGCTCCCCATCCCCAAACCCGCGATCGCGAAGTTGCTCTGAGTCGAGCCCGCGATCGCGCCTTCCAACGCCTCTTGACCCAAGCCTTGCCCCTTGAACAGGATATGGCGCAAGCGTTCGCTCTCAAGGCTAGTCCCTCTCTCCACCATGGACATCTGGCAGGCTGGATGCAGGATATCAATCATATTCGCGATCGCCAACAGGCCCTCCTCGTGCCCTTACCCCAAGCCCAAACCCTGGCTAGGAAGATCATTCGCGATCGCTCCCCCATCCCATCGCCCGATCTAACCTGGTTGCGCGCCTATACGCCCCTTGTCGCCCTATGGTGGTATGACCTAGCCGATATTTATGAACGCCTCAGCCGATCGCCCCGCCTGCTGCGCCTCAATCAGCGATCGCGGCAGCAGTGCCAGAGCTTGGCCCAAACCTATCGCGATGGGGTTGAATCGACGTTTAACCTCTACGCCTTCTGGGTGGTGTTGGATGAACGTCGTGCCCAGACCATGCCAGTGTGGGAGGGATTGCGGCTGGTGCGAGAGCAGCGAGTTCCCGATTAG